In Lysinibacillus sp. FSL M8-0337, the following proteins share a genomic window:
- a CDS encoding GNAT family N-acetyltransferase: MTKKMEKKYIPLASYFDVASQSEITLSFSALENIMGQALPNAAYLNKSWWKKTKPPLTHFLSWTNAGYYVIDVKLGTSVTFSRTQEKISTDHISENNENTSAYIIRAIEASDARAFILLQEEILQQTDFLYNVENELELTVQQLRKNLAYWKQLKNRTILLCILNGTFAGYAVIHGYKHSKAKHVASIHLAVKEEHQRKGIGSALMKAVEDWASQRNISRLELSVMEHNDAALQLFKKLGYAHEGTRVNAIKLNDTFKAEYSLSKIL, encoded by the coding sequence ATGACAAAGAAGATGGAAAAAAAGTATATTCCTTTGGCAAGCTATTTTGACGTGGCTTCGCAAAGTGAAATTACTTTATCCTTTAGCGCATTAGAAAACATTATGGGACAAGCCTTACCCAATGCTGCTTATTTAAATAAGAGCTGGTGGAAAAAAACTAAGCCCCCTCTTACGCATTTTTTATCTTGGACAAATGCAGGTTATTATGTCATAGATGTCAAATTAGGTACAAGTGTCACATTTTCTCGCACACAGGAGAAAATATCGACGGATCATATTTCTGAAAATAACGAAAATACTTCTGCGTACATAATCCGAGCGATTGAAGCATCAGATGCTAGAGCATTTATTCTTTTACAGGAAGAAATCCTTCAACAAACTGACTTTTTGTATAATGTCGAAAATGAGTTAGAGCTAACTGTACAACAACTTAGAAAAAACCTAGCTTATTGGAAGCAATTAAAAAACCGTACAATTTTGCTTTGCATTTTAAATGGCACGTTTGCAGGTTATGCAGTAATTCATGGTTATAAGCACTCTAAAGCCAAACATGTTGCCTCAATCCACTTGGCTGTGAAAGAAGAGCACCAACGAAAAGGTATCGGCTCAGCACTTATGAAAGCAGTGGAAGATTGGGCTAGCCAAAGAAATATCTCTCGCCTCGAATTATCCGTTATGGAGCATAATGATGCCGCATTACAGTTATTTAAAAAACTTGGTTACGCACACGAAGGAACTCGCGTCAATGCTATTAAACTAAATGATACATTCAAGGCCGAATATAGTTTAAGTAAAATTTTATAA
- a CDS encoding manganese-dependent inorganic pyrophosphatase produces MSKVLVFGHKNPDTDTITSAIVYAYLKQQIGVEAEAVRLGELNNETKYALDKFGFEAPRFISSVVGEAEKVILVDHNEFQQSADGIEEVQITEVIDHHRIANFQTADPLYYRAEPVGCTATILNKIFKENDVVIPANIAGLMLSAIISDTLLFKSPTCTQQDVKAAEELAKIAGVDAADYGLAMLKAGADLSDKSLEDLLSLDAKEFQFGEYKSVVAQVNAVDINDVLGRQEELEILLNKNVADNGLDLFFFVVTDILNNDSTAVAIGQVAEAAAKAFGAELTNNRVVLPGVVSRKKQIVPVLTDALK; encoded by the coding sequence ATGAGCAAAGTTTTAGTTTTCGGACATAAAAACCCTGATACAGATACAATTACATCTGCAATTGTATACGCATATTTAAAGCAACAAATTGGAGTAGAAGCTGAAGCAGTACGTCTTGGCGAATTAAACAATGAAACAAAATATGCACTAGACAAATTTGGCTTTGAGGCACCGCGTTTTATTTCTTCTGTAGTAGGGGAAGCGGAAAAGGTGATCCTTGTAGACCATAATGAATTCCAACAATCGGCTGATGGGATTGAGGAAGTACAAATTACAGAGGTAATTGATCACCATCGTATTGCAAACTTCCAAACAGCTGACCCATTGTATTACCGTGCAGAGCCAGTTGGTTGTACAGCGACTATTTTAAATAAAATTTTCAAAGAAAATGATGTTGTAATACCAGCAAATATTGCAGGGTTAATGTTATCAGCTATTATTTCTGACACATTACTGTTCAAATCACCAACTTGTACACAACAGGATGTAAAAGCTGCGGAGGAACTTGCAAAAATCGCCGGTGTTGATGCTGCGGACTATGGACTAGCCATGTTAAAAGCAGGTGCTGATCTTTCAGATAAATCTTTAGAGGATCTTTTGTCTTTAGATGCAAAAGAGTTCCAGTTTGGTGAATATAAATCTGTTGTTGCCCAAGTGAATGCTGTTGATATTAACGATGTGCTTGGTCGACAAGAGGAATTAGAAATTCTTTTAAATAAAAATGTTGCTGACAATGGTTTAGATTTATTCTTCTTCGTTGTAACAGATATTTTAAATAATGATTCAACAGCTGTTGCAATAGGACAAGTAGCAGAAGCGGCAGCAAAAGCATTTGGTGCAGAGCTGACAAACAACCGTGTTGTTTTACCAGGTGTTGTATCTCGTAAAAAACAAATCGTTCCAGTATTAACGGATGCATTAAAATAA
- a CDS encoding MurR/RpiR family transcriptional regulator — protein MSINENIKKRFVRLSKGQRKVAQFVMSNPTVVIANGAAEVGRQANVSESTVIRFCYAMDLSGYVELQEEIRSYLNSQHEGVPPQQTYTASKQRTSSFAKIMQRDMQNIQDTIHLVNDKVLQKSSKWMHEADTIYILGTRQAASIANWLSYTLKTLRPNVKQLRTDSDDLVQQINSMGERTTLIVFSCDKHSNDVKTIVEIAKMKKVKIIAITGSALSPIRDYASALFALGLKNQSSLDMVPVLFSFMHALIEEMVSHDKERYAQYQQSYEQVENNLLFLDVAREKQVF, from the coding sequence ATGAGTATAAATGAAAATATAAAGAAAAGATTTGTAAGACTGTCAAAAGGACAACGTAAAGTTGCGCAATTTGTTATGAGTAATCCAACGGTCGTTATTGCCAATGGGGCAGCTGAAGTGGGTAGACAGGCAAATGTTAGTGAATCAACCGTTATTCGTTTTTGTTATGCAATGGATTTGTCAGGTTATGTGGAGCTACAAGAAGAGATTAGAAGTTATTTAAACTCACAACATGAAGGGGTTCCTCCTCAACAAACATATACGGCGAGCAAGCAAAGAACTTCAAGCTTTGCTAAAATCATGCAACGTGATATGCAAAACATTCAAGATACAATACATCTGGTGAACGATAAGGTGCTTCAAAAAAGCTCTAAATGGATGCATGAAGCGGATACAATTTATATTTTGGGTACAAGACAAGCAGCCTCTATTGCTAATTGGTTATCGTATACGTTGAAAACTTTACGACCAAATGTAAAGCAACTACGTACAGATTCAGATGATCTTGTTCAACAAATCAACAGCATGGGCGAACGTACTACATTAATTGTTTTTTCGTGTGATAAACACTCCAATGATGTGAAAACGATTGTTGAAATAGCGAAAATGAAAAAAGTGAAAATTATTGCTATTACAGGATCGGCGTTGTCACCAATAAGAGACTATGCAAGTGCCTTATTTGCATTAGGTTTAAAAAATCAATCCTCTTTAGATATGGTACCTGTCCTATTTTCATTTATGCATGCTCTTATTGAGGAAATGGTTAGTCATGATAAAGAGCGATATGCTCAATATCAACAATCTTATGAACAAGTAGAAAATAATTTATTATTTTTAGATGTAGCAAGAGAAAAGCAAGTATTTTGA